In Candidatus Thermoplasmatota archaeon, one genomic interval encodes:
- a CDS encoding 50S ribosomal protein L3 translates to MSIHHPRRGSLGYSPRKRARSEIPHFNSWPEISGEPRLQGFAGYKAGMTHALLVDYRPMSTTSGQEVQVPVTVIETPPMKVVGIRFYERTPYGLRTLTEKWCDKLDKELAKRICMPKKGREKKETEVEKVEDVRVIAHTTPKHAPIPKKTPEIMEIRIGGGTIEQRIKYAEDLLGKEVDITQYAKEGKMVDIAGITKGKGWQSAIKRWGVKLLSHKNSKRRRMIGTQGPWNPSYVAREVPQGGQTGYHQRTEYNKRILKIGEKPEEIVPKGGFVNYGIIRNKYLLIHGSVPGVVKRLVRLRDPARLKGVFVEKPELKYISVASKQGK, encoded by the coding sequence ATGAGTATACATCATCCAAGAAGGGGTAGTTTGGGCTATTCACCCAGGAAAAGAGCTCGCTCAGAAATACCGCATTTCAACTCATGGCCTGAGATTAGCGGAGAGCCTAGACTGCAAGGGTTTGCAGGCTACAAGGCAGGAATGACGCATGCACTGTTAGTTGACTATAGACCCATGTCTACAACAAGTGGTCAAGAGGTGCAAGTGCCTGTAACTGTAATTGAGACTCCGCCTATGAAAGTAGTTGGAATTAGATTCTACGAAAGAACTCCTTACGGATTGAGAACTCTTACCGAAAAATGGTGCGATAAGTTAGATAAAGAGCTAGCGAAAAGAATATGCATGCCTAAAAAGGGCAGAGAAAAGAAGGAAACAGAAGTTGAGAAAGTAGAGGATGTAAGGGTAATTGCACATACCACACCTAAGCATGCTCCGATACCAAAAAAAACTCCCGAGATCATGGAGATAAGAATCGGAGGCGGAACGATAGAGCAGAGAATAAAATATGCAGAAGATCTACTTGGCAAAGAAGTAGATATTACTCAATACGCTAAAGAAGGAAAAATGGTAGATATAGCTGGTATAACGAAAGGGAAAGGCTGGCAAAGTGCAATAAAAAGATGGGGTGTAAAATTGCTTTCGCATAAAAACAGCAAAAGGAGAAGAATGATAGGTACTCAAGGACCTTGGAACCCAAGTTATGTTGCGCGAGAAGTTCCGCAGGGTGGTCAGACAGGCTATCATCAGAGAACTGAATACAACAAAAGAATACTTAAAATAGGCGAAAAGCCTGAGGAAATAGTACCTAAAGGAGGGTTTGTTAACTACGGAATTATAAGAAACAAATATTTGCTCATCCACGGCTCAGTTCCAGGTGTTGTAAAAAGATTAGTAAGGCTAAGGGACCCTGCGAGATTGAAAGGTGTGTTTGTAGAGAAACCTGAGCTTAAATATATTTCTGTAGCTAGCAAGCAAGGTAAGTAA
- the rpmC gene encoding 50S ribosomal protein L29: MKLKEIRALPKEERLKKVKELRYELMHERGTAAMGGAPTSPGKIKALRKTIARILTVLEEEKKSE, translated from the coding sequence ATGAAGTTAAAGGAGATTAGAGCACTACCTAAAGAAGAGAGGCTGAAAAAGGTTAAAGAGCTGAGATATGAGCTTATGCATGAACGGGGCACAGCTGCTATGGGCGGCGCGCCTACGAGCCCCGGTAAAATCAAAGCTCTAAGGAAAACTATCGCTAGAATACTTACAGTGCTCGAGGAGGAAAAAAAGAGTGAGTGA
- a CDS encoding 30S ribosomal protein S19, with protein MAKKKVITRRKKIFTYRGYTLEQLKQMTKEELIKILPARARRSLKRGFSEEQQKFWDKVRKSDKVIETHRRDILVMPELVGKKIGVHYGKGFKVIEIIPEMIGHYLGEFTMTREFVKHSGPGVGATRSSKFLPLK; from the coding sequence ATGGCAAAGAAGAAGGTAATTACAAGAAGAAAAAAAATATTTACTTACAGAGGCTATACTTTAGAGCAACTCAAACAAATGACTAAAGAAGAGCTTATTAAAATTCTACCAGCTCGTGCAAGAAGATCTTTGAAAAGAGGCTTTAGCGAAGAGCAGCAGAAATTTTGGGATAAAGTGAGAAAGAGTGATAAGGTAATAGAGACGCACAGAAGAGATATTCTCGTAATGCCTGAGCTTGTAGGTAAGAAGATAGGAGTGCACTATGGTAAGGGATTTAAAGTTATAGAAATAATTCCTGAAATGATCGGTCATTACTTAGGCGAGTTCACAATGACACGCGAGTTTGTAAAGCACAGTGGCCCTGGCGTCGGCGCAACAAGATCAAGTAAATTCCTGCCTTTAAAATAG
- the rpl4p gene encoding 50S ribosomal protein L4: MKLKIYSLKGKAKKSIELPAVLEEPYRPDIIKRAVCAIQANRRQPYGASIYAGKRHVAVWIGKGRGMSRVPRLANGTGSFAPGTVGGRRAHPPKAEKIWREKINKKEKKKALRSALSATKDKELVIARGHKFNPKLTLPIVIEDEFENLATVKEVIEVFKKLGVYEDLERAKNNTHIRAGIGKRRGRKYYVPKSILVIVSKLEKIGKGVRNLPGIDIATARTLNTELLAPGGVAGRLTALTEKALQEVTAKFG, encoded by the coding sequence ATGAAGTTAAAAATATATTCACTTAAAGGGAAAGCAAAGAAGAGCATTGAGCTACCTGCTGTTTTAGAAGAGCCCTATCGTCCAGACATTATCAAAAGAGCTGTTTGTGCTATTCAAGCTAACCGACGTCAGCCTTACGGAGCTTCTATATATGCTGGTAAAAGGCATGTAGCAGTTTGGATAGGAAAAGGCAGAGGAATGTCTAGAGTGCCTAGACTCGCGAACGGCACAGGCTCTTTCGCACCAGGTACTGTAGGCGGTAGAAGAGCTCATCCACCTAAAGCTGAAAAAATATGGCGTGAAAAAATCAACAAAAAAGAAAAGAAGAAAGCTTTGAGATCAGCGCTTAGCGCTACAAAAGACAAAGAGCTTGTTATCGCAAGAGGTCATAAATTCAATCCTAAGCTTACACTTCCTATAGTTATAGAAGATGAATTTGAGAATTTAGCCACTGTTAAAGAAGTAATTGAGGTTTTTAAAAAACTAGGTGTTTATGAAGACCTAGAACGCGCTAAAAATAATACCCATATTAGAGCAGGAATCGGCAAAAGGAGAGGGCGTAAATATTATGTGCCTAAGTCGATACTTGTAATTGTGAGTAAGTTAGAGAAAATAGGAAAAGGCGTTAGAAATCTCCCAGGTATAGATATTGCCACAGCAAGAACTTTAAATACAGAGCTACTAGCGCCAGGTGGAGTGGCAGGAAGACTTACTGCACTCACCGAGAAGGCTTTACAGGAGGTGACTGCCAAATTTGGCTAA
- a CDS encoding 50S ribosomal protein L22 gives MAKLNYSLKVEPEGSAKALGRELKISPKKSMELCCAIKGKKLADAKKYLEDVIALKRAVPFHRFKRDVPHRKGKGIMAGRYPVNAAKGILETLQHAEHNAEYKGLDPDNMYIYHIAVHRGRVIKGRMPRAFGRATPWDTHTSNIEVILKEFEETEEKVPKKRMSDKEAKNN, from the coding sequence ATGGCAAAACTAAATTACTCTTTAAAAGTAGAGCCCGAGGGTAGTGCTAAGGCATTAGGGAGAGAGCTCAAAATATCACCTAAGAAATCCATGGAGCTGTGCTGTGCTATTAAAGGTAAAAAGCTGGCAGACGCTAAAAAATATTTAGAAGATGTTATAGCGTTGAAAAGAGCAGTACCATTTCATAGATTTAAGAGGGATGTACCTCATCGCAAAGGTAAAGGTATCATGGCCGGAAGATATCCTGTAAATGCAGCTAAAGGAATACTTGAAACTCTGCAGCATGCGGAGCATAATGCGGAGTACAAAGGGCTTGACCCTGATAACATGTACATCTATCATATTGCTGTACATCGAGGTAGAGTAATAAAGGGAAGAATGCCTAGAGCATTCGGTAGAGCTACACCTTGGGATACTCATACCTCTAATATTGAGGTGATTTTGAAGGAGTTTGAAGAAACAGAGGAAAAAGTTCCTAAAAAAAGAATGAGTGACAAGGAGGCAAAGAATAATTGA
- a CDS encoding 30S ribosomal protein S3 produces MTAGRKFIAENLRRALLREYIKKEVGRAGFGAIDTQRTPLGTRVTIFTEKPGLIIGKEGKTVKRITDTIEQKFKFENPQIAVEEIKTPALNPHLMAQKLAESLERGWNFRRAGHSIVERIMSAGARGCQVIISGKITGERHKSAKFSASHIKYCGEPAELYMKEGYATALTKPGIIGVKVKIMPPDVKLPDEISILHKELEVPKKAVPEVPLEKTVE; encoded by the coding sequence TTGACTGCAGGCCGAAAATTCATAGCAGAGAATTTGCGTAGAGCGCTACTAAGAGAGTACATTAAAAAAGAAGTTGGGCGTGCCGGCTTCGGGGCAATAGATACTCAGCGCACACCACTAGGTACTCGCGTTACAATATTTACTGAGAAGCCGGGCTTGATTATAGGTAAAGAAGGAAAGACAGTGAAGAGAATTACAGATACAATAGAGCAGAAATTTAAGTTTGAGAACCCGCAAATTGCAGTAGAGGAGATAAAAACACCTGCACTTAATCCCCATTTGATGGCGCAAAAACTGGCAGAATCTTTAGAAAGAGGCTGGAATTTTAGGCGTGCAGGCCATTCTATAGTGGAGAGAATAATGAGTGCGGGTGCTAGAGGATGCCAAGTAATAATCTCAGGTAAAATTACAGGTGAAAGACATAAAAGCGCTAAATTCTCTGCAAGCCATATAAAATATTGTGGTGAGCCTGCAGAGCTCTATATGAAAGAAGGCTATGCAACTGCTCTTACAAAGCCTGGTATAATAGGTGTAAAAGTCAAAATCATGCCACCTGATGTAAAATTGCCAGACGAAATTTCAATACTGCACAAAGAGTTAGAAGTTCCTAAAAAAGCAGTACCTGAAGTACCATTAGAAAAAACTGTTGAATAA
- a CDS encoding 50S ribosomal protein L2 translates to MGKRIVSRRRGAGSIFRAPSHKYVAEARYPNIEEGSGIVKDILHDPGRTAPLAEIILEGTRIFLPAAEGLKSTQTINLGEKALPALGNILPLGRIPEGTKVFNLEAQPGDGGKYVRSAGTRGIVITQGAKTIVQMPSGKMKAFNPQCRATIGVAGGGGRIERPWFKAGKKYLALRAKAQYYPRVSGVAMNPVAHPYGGGGHQHVGKHGSVSRDTPPGRKVGKIAPKRTGRRKL, encoded by the coding sequence ATGGGTAAACGTATAGTTTCAAGGAGGCGCGGAGCAGGCAGTATTTTCAGAGCGCCTAGCCATAAATATGTAGCTGAAGCTAGATATCCCAACATAGAAGAAGGCTCTGGGATAGTTAAAGATATACTACATGATCCTGGAAGGACTGCACCTTTAGCAGAAATAATTTTAGAAGGTACGCGAATATTTTTACCAGCCGCTGAAGGGCTAAAATCAACTCAAACTATTAATTTAGGCGAAAAGGCGCTCCCGGCACTTGGCAATATTTTACCTTTAGGCAGAATTCCTGAAGGTACCAAGGTCTTTAATTTAGAAGCTCAACCAGGCGATGGCGGGAAGTATGTGCGCTCTGCAGGCACACGCGGAATTGTCATAACGCAAGGCGCTAAAACTATTGTACAAATGCCTTCAGGCAAAATGAAGGCTTTCAATCCGCAATGCAGAGCTACAATAGGCGTTGCAGGGGGCGGTGGAAGGATAGAGAGGCCTTGGTTTAAGGCAGGCAAAAAATATTTAGCTTTAAGAGCGAAAGCGCAATACTATCCAAGAGTTTCTGGCGTTGCTATGAATCCGGTAGCGCATCCATACGGCGGCGGTGGTCATCAGCACGTTGGCAAGCACGGTAGTGTAAGCAGAGACACACCGCCTGGCAGAAAGGTTGGTAAAATAGCGCCTAAACGCACAGGCAGGAGGAAACTATAA
- a CDS encoding 50S ribosomal protein L23 yields the protein MAKQKDCYRIVFYPYITEKSMGLIEKENKLEFVVKKEATKPEIKRAIEEILGVKIDKVTTRITKEGKHAIVKLKKEYSASELGMRMGVI from the coding sequence TTGGCTAAGCAGAAGGACTGTTACAGAATAGTATTCTATCCCTATATAACTGAAAAGTCTATGGGATTAATAGAAAAAGAGAATAAACTTGAATTTGTAGTTAAAAAGGAAGCTACAAAGCCTGAAATAAAAAGAGCTATTGAAGAAATACTGGGAGTGAAAATAGATAAAGTCACCACAAGAATTACTAAGGAAGGTAAGCATGCAATAGTGAAACTAAAAAAAGAATACTCAGCCAGCGAATTAGGTATGAGAATGGGCGTGATTTAA